From one Musa acuminata AAA Group cultivar baxijiao chromosome BXJ2-6, Cavendish_Baxijiao_AAA, whole genome shotgun sequence genomic stretch:
- the LOC103988020 gene encoding uncharacterized protein LOC103988020 isoform X2 encodes MDSIPLSGKIFTGDGFSAVASPMTFGGVLVRIHAFKYLILYNNLRLPMQHDERGGAGHGGRSYVRRDADEGRNNAKEQTGDRVDKIEASDMQRKYDSRTRAHAGDNNEWRHDGFYELEVEAAAPRKRPAFSERKMATEKDSVAAPPTGPESRNHHDHQMLGAVRREEKGNNFSRGDKPERCFNRADDRYDKRGDRYLQRNEINRAGYQSREMHGGRDVRGRERFTGRYGERNMSRESGFQAEKWKHDLFDEANRSPTPKNEEEQIAKVEALLSL; translated from the exons ATGGACTCGATCCCACTTTCAG GTAAAATATTCACGGGTGATGGTTTCTCTGCGGTGGCTTCTCCCATGACTTTCGG CGGGGTTCTTGTTCGGATCCATGCCTTCAAGTACCTCATTTTATATAACAATCTAAGGCTACCTATGCAGCACGACGAACGTGGCGGTGCTGGGCATGGTGGTCGAAGCTATGTTCGCAGAGATGCTG ATGAAGGAAGGAATAATGCAAAGGAGCAGACTGGTGACAGGGTGGACAAGATAGAGGCATCTGACATGCAGAGAAAATACGACAGCCGGACTAGAGCTCATGCAGGTGACAACAATGAATGGAGACATGATGGATTTTATGAGTTGGAAGTTGAGGCAGCAGCTCCCAGGAAAAGACCTGCTTTCAGTGAAAGAAAAATGGCTACAGAAAAAGATTCTGTGGCTGCCCCTCCCACCGGACCAGAATCAAGAAACCACCATGATCATCAAATGCTTGGTGCTGTAAGAAGGGAAGAAAAGGGAAACAACTTTTCACGTGGTGATAAGCCTGAGAGATGTTTCAATCGAGCTGATGATAGATATGATAAGAGAGGAGACAGATATCTGCAAAGAAATGAAATCAACAGAGCTGGCTATCAGTCAAGGGAGATGCATGGTGGCAGGGACGTGAGGGGTAGGGAAAGATTCACAGGAAGATATGGTGAGAGAAATATGTCCCGAGAGAGTGGTTTCCAGGCAGAAAAATGGAAGCATGATCTTTTCGACGAAGCAAATAGAAGCCCTACTCCAAAGAATGAAGAAGAACAGATCGCGAAGGTTGAAGCACTGTTGTCTCTGTAG